A region of Sugiyamaella lignohabitans strain CBS 10342 chromosome A, complete sequence DNA encodes the following proteins:
- the FRE3 gene encoding Fre3p (Ferric reductase; reduces siderophore-bound iron prior to uptake by transporters; expression induced by low iron levels; GO_component: GO:0016021 - integral component of membrane [Evidence IEA]; GO_component: GO:0016021 - integral component of membrane [Evidence ISM] [PMID 12192589]; GO_component: GO:0016021 - integral component of membrane [Evidence ISS] [PMID 9726978]; GO_component: GO:0016020 - membrane [Evidence IEA]; GO_component: GO:0005886 - plasma membrane [Evidence IEA,IEA]; GO_component: GO:0005886 - plasma membrane [Evidence IDA] [PMID 11120744]; GO_function: GO:0052851 - ferric-chelate reductase (NADPH) activity [Evidence IEA]; GO_function: GO:0000293 - ferric-chelate reductase activity [Evidence IGI] [PMID 11120744]; GO_function: GO:0000293 - ferric-chelate reductase activity [Evidence ISA] [PMID 9726978]; GO_function: GO:0046872 - metal ion binding [Evidence IEA]; GO_function: GO:0016491 - oxidoreductase activity [Evidence IEA,IEA]; GO_process: GO:0006879 - cellular iron ion homeostasis [Evidence IEP,IMP] [PMID 10341420]; GO_process: GO:0006879 - cellular iron ion homeostasis [Evidence IEP,IMP] [PMID 9726978]; GO_process: GO:0006811 - ion transport [Evidence IEA]; GO_process: GO:0055072 - iron ion homeostasis [Evidence IEA]; GO_process: GO:0055114 - oxidation-reduction process [Evidence IEA,IEA]; GO_process: GO:0015891 - siderophore transport [Evidence IMP] [PMID 9726978]) encodes MAGVWFHVKGRDGMHYTYAAIAIWAFDHFARIVRLFWSGVTSKADIKLHGEHIMEIKIDYSHRWNYRPGCYVYLHILRKYGFWQSHPFTVVCSPVPDDQGKLVIFARVKKGLTKRTAKYIKSQPDQCARLGVLVEGPYGGTHPLHNYETVVLVAGGVGITSIYPYAAQLRENRDKTQRMVFIWVMRDYEPLTWFKDQLKYIQEDPRIEVRLYVTGTSVLVSNESSAASSTTNLEKVPEDTVSSLGSERKTSLTSSVQFETKQGAPDLRSKVARDITEATGTVAFLVCGPDRMNDDIRKGISESIVKSEYRVDYFEDSFSW; translated from the coding sequence ATGGCTGGTGTCTGGTTTCATGTCAAAGGTAGAGACGGAATGCATTACACCTATGCTGCGATTGCTATTTGGGCATTCGACCACTTTGCAAGAATTGTCAGACTCTTTTGGTCTGGAGTCACCTCCAAGGCAGATATCAAACTTCATGGAGAGCATATTatggaaatcaaaattGACTACTCCCATAGATGGAATTATCGACCTGGCTGTTATGTCTATTTGCATATTCTGCGAAAATACGGATTCTGGCAATCACACCCTTTTACTGTAGTATGCTCACCTGTGCCTGACGACCAAGGTAAGCTGGTGATTTTCGCAAGAGTGAAGAAAGGTCTTACAAAACGCACtgcaaaatatatcaagAGCCAACCAGACCAATGTGCTCGACTAGGTGTTTTAGTGGAGGGCCCATATGGAGGGACTCATCCACTTCACAATTATGAAACTGTGGTGCTAGTGGCAGGAGGAGTCGGTATTACATCAATATATCCTTATGCTGCTCAGTTGAGGGAAAACAGGGACAAAACTCAAAGAATGGTATTTATCTGGGTCATGAGAGATTATGAACCTTTGACTTGGTTTAAAGACCAATTGAAATACATTCAGGAGGATCCTCGAATCGAAGTACGTCTGTATGTTACAGGAACAAGTGTCTTGGTTAGCAATGAATCCTCTGCAGCATCTAGCACAACCAATCTAGAAAAGGTTCCAGAGGATACAGTATCATCTTTGGGAAGTGAGAGAAAAACATCGCTCACCTCGTCTGTTCAGTTCGAAACGAAACAAGGAGCTCCAGATTTGAGATCCAAAGTTGCACGAGATATTACCGAAGCAACAGGAACAGTTGCCTTCTTGGTCTGTGGCCCTGATAGAATGAATGATGACATCAGAAAAGGCATCTCCGAAAGCATCGTTAAATCCGAATACAGAGTAGATTACTTTGAAGACTCATTCTCCTGGTGA
- the NOP16 gene encoding Nop16p (Constituent of 66S pre-ribosomal particles; involved in 60S ribosomal subunit biogenesis; GO_component: GO:0005730 - nucleolus [Evidence IEA]; GO_component: GO:0005730 - nucleolus [Evidence IDA] [PMID 10684247]; GO_component: GO:0005634 - nucleus [Evidence IEA]; GO_component: GO:0005634 - nucleus [Evidence IDA] [PMID 10684247]; GO_component: GO:0005634 - nucleus [Evidence IDA] [PMID 11914276]; GO_component: GO:0030687 - preribosome, large subunit precursor [Evidence IDA] [PMID 11583614]; GO_component: GO:0030687 - preribosome, large subunit precursor [Evidence IDA] [PMID 17443350]; GO_component: GO:0030529 - ribonucleoprotein complex [Evidence IEA]; GO_function: GO:0003674 - molecular_function [Evidence ND]; GO_process: GO:0006364 - rRNA processing [Evidence IEA]; GO_process: GO:0042273 - ribosomal large subunit biogenesis [Evidence IMP,IPI] [PMID 11583614]; GO_process: GO:0042254 - ribosome biogenesis [Evidence IEA]): MPSGVRRKKHARSKLNKNTRRVKDKHAKINIQSNAIIAEHWDSKLTLAQNYKKLGLTARLGRRAGGEEKEIRNTDSLNANESDDESEHELEEGEGRIVRHEDGSVTVEYGKPKDDEEEAEHEETTTEVVQKLEALAASGITKPRVQSEREQDWISRLVEKHGDNYEAMFWDKKLNIYQQSIGDLKRRIFKWKKSQKLA, translated from the coding sequence ATGCCTAGTGGAGTTCGTAGAAAAAAGCATGCGAGATCAAAGTTGAATAAGAACACTCGGAGGGTAAAAGATAAGCACGCTAAGATTAATATCCAGTCGAATGCCATTATTGCCGAACACTGGGATTCCAAACTCACATTGGCCCAGAACTATAAGAAGCTTGGTCTGACAGCAAGGTTAGGACGTAGAGCTGGCGGTGAAGAGAAGGAAATCAGAAATACAGATAGTCTAAATGCGAATGAAAGTGACGATGAAAGCGAACACGAACTAGAGGAGGGTGAAGGTCGTATTGTACGACATGAAGATGGCAGTGTCACCGTTGAGTACGGCAAGCCTAAAgacgatgaggaagaagctGAGCATGAAGAAACTACTACAGAAGTTGTCCAGAAGCTTGAAGCATTAGCAGCTAGTGGTATCACAAAGCCAAGAGTACAAAGTGAACGTGAACAAGACTGGATCTCTCGGCTTGTTGAGAAACATGGCGATAATTATGAAGCCATGTTTTGGGATAAAAAACTCAACATCTATCAGCAGTCGATTGGTGACCTGAAGCGTAGAATTTTCAAATGGAAAAAGTCTCAAAAACTGGCATAA
- the PMI40 gene encoding mannose-6-phosphate isomerase PMI40 (Mannose-6-phosphate isomerase; catalyzes the interconversion of fructose-6-P and mannose-6-P; required for early steps in protein mannosylation; GO_component: GO:0005737 - cytoplasm [Evidence IEA,IEA]; GO_component: GO:0005737 - cytoplasm [Evidence IDA] [PMID 14562095]; GO_component: GO:0005634 - nucleus [Evidence IDA] [PMID 14562095]; GO_function: GO:0016853 - isomerase activity [Evidence IEA]; GO_function: GO:0004476 - mannose-6-phosphate isomerase activity [Evidence IEA,IEA]; GO_function: GO:0004476 - mannose-6-phosphate isomerase activity [Evidence IDA] [PMID 8011630]; GO_function: GO:0046872 - metal ion binding [Evidence IEA]; GO_function: GO:0008270 - zinc ion binding [Evidence IEA]; GO_process: GO:0009298 - GDP-mannose biosynthetic process [Evidence IEA,IEA]; GO_process: GO:0009298 - GDP-mannose biosynthetic process [Evidence IMP] [PMID 1377774]; GO_process: GO:0005975 - carbohydrate metabolic process [Evidence IEA]; GO_process: GO:0000032 - cell wall mannoprotein biosynthetic process [Evidence IMP] [PMID 1377774]; GO_process: GO:0006486 - protein glycosylation [Evidence IMP] [PMID 1377774]), with product MANVSGKIGNSSAAAQFAASSDKDFVIDPSKPYAELWMGTHPSVPSKNVNTGETLREIVTKDESLLHDEVVGKFGKGELPFLFKVLSINKALSIQAHPDKELGAILHKKDPKNYPDPNHKPEMAIAVTEFEGFCGFKPLEQIVAVLDTVPEFVELIGADTAEQFKKTVTGNEHAAADSAQDKKNKEALQQLFGRLMRSSDDKVTDVAKRLIERAQREPLGFGGSSSDSELANLLIRLNGQFPNDIGLFCGGLLLNYVKLSPGEAMFLRAKDPHAYISGDIIECMAASDNVVRAGFTPKFKDVETLVSMLTYSYAPVIEQKMEPLPFPRASGDNTEFTLYNPPIDEFAVLQAKIQPGATGKISAIDGPSIIVSTSGKGTISGDNVSLDFNTGNVFFIGAGVDVELKATDGEFTSYRAFAEVE from the coding sequence ATGGCTAACGTTTCAGGTAAAATTGGTAActctagtgctgctgcgCAATTTGCTGCTAGTTCTGACAAAGATTTTGTCATTGATCCCAGCAAGCCCTATGCTGAACTTTGGATGGGAACTCATCCGAGTGTCCCCAGCAAGAACGTCAACACAGGAGAAACTTTGCGTGAAATTGTTACCAAAGATGAGTCTTTGCTCCACGACGAAGTCGTTGGTAAGTTTGGCAAGGGAGAGTTACCTTTCCTTTTCAAGGTCCTTTCTATCAACAAGGCACTCAGTATCCAGGCCCATCCTGATAAAGAGTTGGGTGCCATTCTACACAAGAAGGACCCAAAGAATTACCCAGACCCCAACCACAAACCTGAAATGGCAATCGCTGTTACTGAGTTCGAAGGATTCTGTGGATTTAAGCCTCTGGAGCAAATCGTGGCTGTACTGGACACCGTCCCCGAGTTTGTTGAATTGATAGGTGCCGATACAGCTGAACAATTCAAGAAGACCGTTACAGGCAATGAACACGCTGCTGCGGATTCTGCACAAGATAAGAAAAACAAGGAGGCTCTCCAACAATTGTTTGGTCGCTTGATGAGATCTAGTGACGATAAAGTTACTGATGTTGCTAAAAGACTTATCGAGAGAGCTCAAAGAGAACCTCTTGGGTTTGGCGGTTCTTCTAGTGACTCTGAACTGGCAAATTTGCTTATTCGTCTTAATGGACAGTTTCCTAACGATATTGGCTTGTTTTGCGGTGGTCTTCTACTCAACTACGTCAAGCTTAGCCCTGGCGAGGCCATGTTTTTGAGAGCTAAGGATCCTCATGCCTATATCTCAGGAGATATTATTGAGTGTATGGCTGCCAGTGATAATGTTGTACGTGCCGGGTTCACTCCTAAGTTCAAGGATGTGGAGACCTTAGTATCTATGTTAACTTATTCCTATGCTCCTGTTATTGAACAGAAGATGGAACCTTTGCCCTTCCCTCGCGCATCAGGTGACAATACTGAATTCACTCTGTACAACCCCCCTATTGATGAGTTTGCTGTTTTACAGGCCAAGATTCAACCCGGTGCTACTGGAAAAATAAGTGCTATTGATGGCCCTAGTATTATTGTCTCTACCAGCGGCAAGGGAACCATTTCGGGCGACAATGTTTCGCTTGACTTCAACACCGGTAACGTGTTCTTTATTGGAGCTGGAGTCGACGTAGAACTCAAAGCTACTGACGGGGAGTTTACTTCCTATCGTGCCTTTGCCGAAGTTGAGTAG
- a CDS encoding dynactin subunit 5, with the protein MVKPDEDEHGSGPSQKQEAAGNSAIRNNTVNSKKTQSAAQLAAKRARGSQQQKQNSEYIETESGNRISRKSAIQGSRYIVLGGKSLIEHNAVLRGDLHRPDSNGPVIAIGRYTILGAKCSITPPLKSETRYPVKIGSYVHIGENTSIQAASIGSHVYIGNNCDIGKFAIIKEAVVIEDNTVIPPFTVISSFSKVSGSPAKLVEELPESADDVIELYTRRLYAGIDVGILPFLEAD; encoded by the coding sequence ATGGTGAAGcctgatgaagacgaaCATGGCTCTGGTCCAAGTCAGAAACAGGAAGCAGCAGGTAATAGCGCGATTCGCAACAACACTGTCAATTCCAAGAAAACTCAGTCGGCAGCCCAATTGGCAGCAAAAAGAGCAAGAGGTAGTCAACAGCAAAAACAGAACTCAGAGTATATAGAAACAGAAAGCGGGAACAGAATATCGCGTAAGAGTGCAATTCAAGGATCGCGATATATTGTTCTAGGTGGCAAGTCATTAATAGAACATAATGCGGTTCTTCGCGGTGACCTTCATCGACCAGACTCAAATGGCCCAGTAATTGCAATTGGCAGATATACGATTCTGGGTGCCAAATGCTCAATCACGCCGCCTTTAAAATCAGAGACAAGGTATCCAGTCAAAATTGGATCATATGTCCATATAGGCGAGAATACCTCAATTCAGGCGGCTTCGATTGGTTCGCATGTCTACATTGGTAATAACTGTGATATTGGCAAGTTCGCAATCATTAAAGAAGCAGTTGTCATAGAAGACAACACTGTCATCCCCCCCTTCACAGtcatttcttctttttctaaAGTATCTGGAAGCCCAGCTAAACTAGTAGAGGAACTCCCAGAGTCTGCAGATGATGTTATTGAGTTATATACACGCAGACTTTACGCTGGGATCGATGTTGGTATTCTTCCATTTCTTGAAGCTGATTGA
- the PPT1 gene encoding Ppt1p (Protein serine/threonine phosphatase; regulates Hsp90 chaperone by affecting its ATPase and cochaperone binding activities; has similarity to human phosphatase PP5; present in both the nucleus and cytoplasm; expressed during logarithmic growth; GO_component: GO:0005737 - cytoplasm [Evidence IEA]; GO_component: GO:0005737 - cytoplasm [Evidence IDA] [PMID 12694636]; GO_component: GO:0005634 - nucleus [Evidence IEA,IEA,IEA]; GO_component: GO:0005634 - nucleus [Evidence IDA] [PMID 12694636]; GO_function: GO:0016787 - hydrolase activity [Evidence IEA,IEA]; GO_function: GO:0046872 - metal ion binding [Evidence IEA]; GO_function: GO:0004721 - phosphoprotein phosphatase activity [Evidence IEA,IEA,IEA]; GO_function: GO:0004722 - protein serine/threonine phosphatase activity [Evidence IDA] [PMID 12694636]; GO_function: GO:0004722 - protein serine/threonine phosphatase activity [Evidence ISS] [PMID 7925273]; GO_process: GO:0006470 - protein dephosphorylation [Evidence IEA]; GO_process: GO:0006470 - protein dephosphorylation [Evidence IDA,ISS] [PMID 7925273]) — translation MTQPTAVDFKNQGNKALLESKYEEAIELYTKAINLDSTNAVFFANRAQAHIKSEAYGSAIADASEAIKLDPSYTKAYYRRAVAKTAIVRYKDALPDFKVTVDRAPNDKDAKARYLECQKIVRRLAFEKAIEVEDEPSVAETLDIRSLKVEDSYDGPELDIEFVKEADSDKFFPKVNMTKEFITQTIERFKVGKLLPRKYLYAIVLQAMKLFQQEPTMVEIKAEMPDHLITICGDTHGQFFDLLEIFRKNGEPSENHMYLFNGDFVDRGSWSCEIALTLYAYKILYPSSFFINRGNHETDSMNKVYGFEGECKHKYVSESVFKLFSESFSLLPLATLVSDQYFVVHGGLFSDDNVTLDDIRKFNRFSEKQPGMHGIMMEMLWTDPQPEPGRGPSKRGIGIQFGPDVTDRFCKANGLKAVIRSHEVRMGGYSEEHDGKLITVFSAPNYCDSQGNKGAYINVREDGELNFVTFDAVPHPDIKPMRYASQLMGM, via the coding sequence ATGACCCAACCAACTGCGGTAGATTTCAAAAACCAGGGTAATAAAGCTCTTCTCGAGAGCAAGTACGAAGAAGCTATTGAGCTCTATACGAAGGCGATAAATCTCGACTCTACGAATGCAGTTTTTTTTGCCAACAGGGCACAAGCTCATATAAAGAGTGAAGCATACGGATCAGCTATAGCTGATGCTTCCGAGGCGATCAAACTTGATCCATCGTATACTAAAGCTTATTATCGCAGAGCTGTTGCCAAGACCGCTATTGTGCGTTATAAGGATGCTCTACCAGACTTCAAGGTGACTGTTGACAGAGCACCCAACGACAAAGATGCCAAGGCCAGATATTTGGAATGTCAAAAGATAGTTCGTCGACTGGCATTCGAGAAGGCTATCGAAGTTGAAGACGAACCCAGTGTAGCAGAGACCCTTGATATTCGCTCTCTCAAGGTCGAAGACAGTTATGATGGCCCTGAGCTTGATATCGAATTCGTGAAGGAGGCAGACTCTGATAAATTCTTTCCAAAAGTTAACATGACAAAAGAATTTATTACCCAAACCATAGAGAGATTTAAAGTCGGCAAGTTATTACCGAGGAAGTACCTCTATGCCATTGTACTTCAGGCAATGAAATTGTTCCAGCAGGAACCAACCATGGTGGAAATTAAGGCGGAAATGCCCGACCACTTGATAACCATATGTGGTGATACCCATGGACAATTTTTCGATCTGCTGGAGATTTTCCGCAAAAATGGTGAGCCTTCTGAGAATCACATGTACTTATTTAATGGAGATTTTGTAGACCGAGGATCATGGTCGTGTGAAATTGCACTTACTCTTTATGCCTACAAGATTCTATATCCATCAAGCTTTTTCATTAATAGAGGAAATCATGAGACTGATAGCATGAATAAAGTATATGGGTTTGAGGGCGAATGTAAGCACAAGTATGTTTCAGAGTCTGTGTTCAAGCTTTTTTCGGAATCCTTCTCATTGCTTCCTCTAGCTACGTTAGTTTCGGACCAATACTTCGTCGTTCATGGTGGTTTGTTCTCGGACGATAATGTGACTTTGGATGATATTCGTAAATTCAATAGGTTTAGTGAAAAGCAGCCTGGTATGCATGGTATAATGATGGAGATGCTTTGGACTGATCCCCAACCTGAGCCAGGTAGGGGTCCAAGCAAGCGAGGTATTGGTATTCAGTTTGGTCCAGACGTAACGGACCGATTCTGCAAAGCAAATGGCCTCAAAGCGGTGATTAGATCACACGAAGTTCGCATGGGCGGTTACTCTGAGGAACATGATGGAAAGTTAATCACAGTCTTCTCTGCCCCTAATTATTGTGATTCTCAAGGAAATAAGGGTGCATATATCAATGTCAGAGAAGACGGTGAACTCAACTTCGTCACTTTCGATGCCGTTCCTCATCCAGATATTAAACCCATGAGATATGCATCTCAACTCATGGGTATGTAA